The Bacteroidales bacterium genome contains a region encoding:
- a CDS encoding phenylacetate--CoA ligase family protein, which translates to MAFLEYLYKLSPHFLHNIFVTGFNILAYRKRYDSKYFEYLNLFKNREKLSRNELLLLQAQRHETFLKFANRHSDYYRVQFENIPEFYKIENIHKLPILSKEELRANINQICTIENKKDAIESKTGGTTGKSLKIYLTHDNIQERFAMLDNFRGWYGYKLGKRTAWFSGKNLLTERDIRKNRFWKTDLKYKVRYYSTFHIKEDYLKYYVENIIRFQPEYMVGFPSTIIEIARYGLKYGYTFPRGICKAIFPTAESVTQEMRNIIEPFFDCKMYDQYASSEGAPFIFECKNGNLHLELQSGVFEVLDDSDKPATSGRLVVTAFTTEGTPLIRYDIGDNISLEDTNKTCSCGNNNPLVKEILGRIDDFVYSPENGKINLGNVSNTLKDTKGIVRFQAIQNELNALEILTVIDKQEFDEKSEQKFIQNWRDRVGNKMKIDFRYVDDIPVEKSGKFRIVKNNIKDIIENNY; encoded by the coding sequence ATGGCATTTTTGGAGTATCTATATAAATTGTCACCCCATTTCCTTCACAATATTTTTGTAACGGGATTTAATATATTGGCATATCGTAAACGATATGATAGTAAATACTTTGAATATTTAAATCTGTTTAAAAATCGTGAAAAATTATCAAGAAATGAATTATTGTTACTACAAGCTCAACGGCATGAAACTTTTTTAAAGTTTGCTAATAGACATTCCGATTACTATCGGGTACAATTTGAAAATATACCAGAATTCTATAAAATTGAAAACATCCATAAACTGCCCATCTTAAGTAAAGAGGAGTTACGAGCAAATATAAATCAGATTTGTACCATAGAGAATAAAAAAGATGCTATTGAGTCCAAAACAGGAGGAACAACAGGCAAATCCTTAAAAATCTACCTTACTCATGATAATATTCAAGAGCGCTTCGCTATGTTAGATAATTTTCGGGGTTGGTATGGTTATAAGCTGGGGAAACGGACAGCCTGGTTTAGTGGCAAAAACCTATTGACAGAGAGGGATATTCGTAAAAACAGGTTTTGGAAGACAGACCTCAAATACAAAGTACGATATTATTCTACCTTTCATATCAAGGAAGACTATTTGAAATATTATGTAGAAAATATAATCCGTTTTCAACCGGAATACATGGTTGGCTTTCCGTCTACTATCATAGAAATTGCCAGGTACGGCTTAAAATATGGCTATACTTTTCCAAGGGGAATTTGTAAAGCGATTTTCCCTACAGCAGAAAGTGTCACTCAAGAAATGCGGAACATCATTGAGCCTTTTTTCGATTGTAAAATGTATGACCAGTATGCCTCATCCGAGGGAGCACCCTTTATTTTTGAATGCAAAAACGGAAATTTACATTTGGAGTTACAAAGCGGTGTTTTTGAAGTCTTGGATGACAGTGATAAGCCCGCTACGTCCGGAAGATTAGTGGTAACAGCATTTACAACTGAAGGAACACCATTAATTCGTTATGACATAGGCGACAATATTTCTTTAGAAGATACAAATAAAACTTGCTCTTGTGGAAATAATAACCCCTTAGTAAAAGAGATTTTGGGTAGAATAGATGACTTTGTCTATTCACCGGAAAATGGAAAAATAAATTTGGGAAATGTCTCTAACACTTTGAAAGATACGAAAGGCATTGTGCGCTTTCAAGCCATTCAGAATGAACTAAATGCATTGGAAATACTCACAGTAATTGACAAACAGGAGTTTGACGAAAAATCAGAACAGAAATTTATACAAAATTGGCGTGACCGTGTTGGAAATAAAATGAAAATTGACTTCCGTTACGTAGATGATATTCCAGTAGAGAAAAGCGGAAAGTTTCGGATAGTTAAAAATAATATTAAGGATATAATAGAGAACAACTATTAA
- a CDS encoding LegC family aminotransferase has protein sequence MTRYYKIVDFIRETFQEPTGFIPLHDPRFIGNERKYLTDVMDSNFVSSVGEYVGKFEQLCAQYTGVKYAVAAVNGTAALHMALIVAGVKANEEVITQSVTFIATANAISYTGSYPVFIDVDKDTMGMSPEKLSDFLNKNCEVKADGFTYNKNTGRKIAACLPMHTFGHPVRIDEIVTICDKFNIPCIEDAAESLGSTYKNRHTGSFGLLGTLSFNGNKIITTGGGGMILTNNEQLAKQAKHLTTQAKKPHKWEFVHDQIGYNYRLTNIAAALGCAQIEQLPLFVEKKRELALKYQSFFKNTDFDFFTELKEAKSNYWLNALILKDLNERNEFLSYTNQNDIMTRPLWELMTRLPMFKNCEKGNLDNSEWLADRVVNLPSSVIIPGYKNNHTNPLTK, from the coding sequence ATGACACGTTACTATAAAATAGTTGATTTTATCCGTGAAACATTCCAGGAGCCTACTGGTTTTATTCCTTTACACGACCCACGTTTCATTGGTAATGAACGTAAGTATTTGACAGATGTAATGGATTCAAACTTTGTCTCGAGCGTTGGCGAATATGTTGGGAAATTTGAACAACTGTGCGCTCAATATACGGGTGTTAAATATGCCGTGGCTGCTGTAAACGGAACTGCAGCTCTCCATATGGCTTTAATTGTCGCTGGAGTAAAAGCCAACGAAGAGGTTATAACACAATCCGTTACTTTTATTGCAACAGCAAATGCCATTTCATATACTGGTTCATATCCCGTTTTTATTGATGTTGACAAGGATACAATGGGAATGTCACCGGAAAAGCTCTCCGATTTTCTGAATAAAAACTGTGAAGTTAAAGCAGACGGATTCACATACAACAAAAACACAGGTCGAAAAATAGCTGCATGCCTACCAATGCACACTTTCGGACACCCTGTAAGAATAGATGAAATAGTAACTATTTGCGACAAGTTTAATATCCCATGTATCGAAGATGCTGCGGAAAGCCTCGGAAGTACATACAAAAACCGTCATACAGGCAGTTTTGGTTTGTTGGGAACTCTAAGTTTTAACGGCAACAAAATAATTACAACTGGCGGTGGTGGTATGATTCTAACCAATAACGAACAACTCGCTAAACAAGCTAAACACCTTACTACTCAAGCTAAAAAACCTCATAAATGGGAGTTTGTTCACGATCAAATAGGGTACAACTATAGACTTACAAACATCGCGGCAGCTCTCGGATGTGCACAAATTGAACAACTGCCACTTTTTGTTGAAAAAAAGCGCGAACTTGCACTAAAATATCAAAGTTTCTTTAAAAATACCGATTTCGATTTTTTCACAGAACTCAAAGAAGCTAAATCAAATTATTGGCTCAATGCACTAATATTAAAAGACTTAAATGAACGAAACGAATTTTTAAGCTACACGAATCAAAACGATATAATGACACGCCCATTGTGGGAATTGATGACCCGTTTGCCAATGTTTAAAAACTGCGAAAAAGGGAACCTTGACAACTCAGAGTGGCTGGCGGATAGAGTTGTTAATTTACCAAGCAGTGTAATTATCCCCGGATATAAAAACAACCATACTAATCCTTTGACAAAATAA
- a CDS encoding sugar transferase, which yields MYKFLKRLLDIIISLLTIIILSPLLLPVIIILLLTGEHYVFYKQKRIGYNNKPFKIWKFATMLKNSPNIGTGSITLKNDPRVFPFGRFLRKTKINELPQVFNVLLGDMSIVGPRPLMEVDFLRYPEEMQKTIYKSKPGITGIGSIILRDQETLRSKAQKDGVENFENSLAPFKGELEIWYQKNASFGTDLKIIFLTAWVIIFPKSNLAYRLLPELPPTPPEFSLT from the coding sequence ATGTACAAGTTTCTTAAGCGTTTGCTCGATATTATTATTTCTCTGTTGACAATTATTATTCTGTCGCCTTTATTGTTGCCCGTAATAATAATTTTGCTTTTAACCGGCGAACACTACGTTTTCTATAAACAAAAACGCATTGGATATAATAATAAACCGTTTAAAATCTGGAAGTTTGCAACAATGCTTAAAAACAGTCCAAACATAGGAACAGGTAGCATAACATTGAAAAACGACCCCCGAGTATTCCCATTCGGCAGATTCTTGCGAAAAACAAAAATTAACGAATTGCCACAAGTTTTTAACGTATTGCTTGGTGATATGTCGATAGTCGGACCTCGCCCACTTATGGAAGTCGATTTTTTACGATATCCCGAAGAGATGCAAAAAACAATTTACAAATCAAAACCCGGAATAACCGGTATTGGATCAATTATTCTGCGTGATCAAGAAACCTTGCGCAGCAAAGCCCAAAAAGATGGCGTTGAAAACTTTGAAAATTCATTAGCTCCTTTCAAAGGAGAACTTGAAATATGGTATCAAAAAAATGCGTCTTTTGGTACCGATTTAAAAATCATATTCTTAACAGCTTGGGTAATTATATTTCCTAAAAGCAACCTTGCCTACAGACTACTGCCTGAACTTCCCCCTACTCCTCCTGAATTTTCCCTAACCTAG
- a CDS encoding GNAT family N-acetyltransferase, producing the protein MMNEKYNLKIIDKQDISEAVSIVRSSFNPKYLYASIYRGHGIVSHIQNELENSFSPYYYMGLYENNILVGFVEYKLFKEDNLSFLNMIAIRNDYKSLGIGTILFEKTRNFFADKGFGFIGLDVFASNTTALNWYSKLGFKIENTTPFSKVTIKESNNSIDFEILNYPQFKVVNKFYGFYFIELQYGNHKESVRYIDSDLIIRGSKNKELETIIIHLKKIVPIKNVYFIGDNCPFSSFELKDKILRMKLKL; encoded by the coding sequence ATGATGAATGAAAAATATAATTTAAAAATTATAGACAAACAAGATATTTCGGAAGCAGTATCTATTGTTCGTTCATCTTTTAATCCGAAATACTTATATGCGTCTATTTATAGAGGACATGGCATCGTCTCTCATATTCAAAATGAATTAGAAAATTCATTTTCTCCATACTATTATATGGGGTTATATGAAAATAATATCTTGGTTGGCTTCGTAGAGTATAAATTATTTAAGGAAGACAATTTGTCATTTCTAAATATGATTGCAATAAGGAATGACTATAAAAGCTTAGGCATAGGAACGATATTATTTGAAAAGACAAGAAATTTTTTCGCAGATAAAGGATTTGGGTTTATTGGACTGGATGTGTTTGCATCGAACACTACTGCCTTAAACTGGTATTCAAAACTCGGATTCAAAATAGAAAACACAACTCCATTTAGTAAAGTAACCATAAAAGAGAGCAATAATTCAATTGATTTTGAAATATTAAATTACCCTCAATTCAAAGTTGTCAACAAATTTTATGGTTTTTACTTTATAGAGTTGCAATATGGAAACCACAAAGAATCAGTTAGATACATTGACAGTGATTTAATAATAAGAGGCTCGAAAAACAAAGAGCTGGAAACAATTATTATACATTTAAAAAAGATAGTACCTATAAAAAATGTTTATTTTATCGGAGATAATTGTCCTTTTAGCAGCTTTGAATTAAAAGACAAAATTTTAAGAATGAAACTTAAACTATAA
- a CDS encoding DegT/DnrJ/EryC1/StrS aminotransferase family protein — protein sequence MTESAREAWSLIIEIYKNKNPNGVILLPSYIGWSSNEGSGIFDSVLNSEMSFDFYLLDSELQICFKDLKDKIKVHEDVLVLLVHYFGFYDKNYENISDYLLEKKIFFVEDCAHAWLTDLITGECGRKGNYSFYSLHKLLPLDKGGMLVNNYPENSDSDGNPFVELSYDFLSIYKKRRDNYNYLLEQLKKMKGFKILHSDLGNICPQTLPIILDDFDRDVLYKTMNDRGFGMVSLYHTMIKELQDSKYELTNKVSKKISNFPIHQDVNFEDIQEMVTVLKSILYV from the coding sequence TTGACAGAGTCTGCAAGAGAAGCCTGGAGTTTAATAATAGAAATATACAAGAATAAAAATCCAAATGGAGTAATTCTATTGCCATCATATATTGGTTGGTCGTCAAATGAGGGTAGTGGTATTTTTGATTCTGTGCTAAATTCTGAAATGTCTTTTGATTTTTATTTGTTAGACAGTGAGCTTCAAATATGTTTTAAAGACCTAAAGGACAAAATTAAAGTCCATGAAGATGTTTTAGTACTGCTCGTTCATTATTTTGGGTTTTATGATAAAAATTATGAGAATATTTCCGATTATTTACTTGAAAAGAAAATTTTCTTTGTTGAAGATTGTGCACACGCTTGGTTAACAGATTTAATAACGGGTGAATGTGGACGTAAAGGAAACTATTCTTTTTATTCATTACATAAACTTTTACCTTTGGATAAAGGTGGAATGTTAGTAAATAATTATCCTGAAAACTCAGATTCTGACGGAAACCCCTTTGTTGAGTTGAGTTACGATTTCTTATCAATATACAAAAAAAGAAGGGACAACTACAACTATCTATTAGAACAATTAAAGAAGATGAAGGGGTTTAAAATATTGCATAGCGACTTAGGGAATATTTGTCCTCAAACACTTCCGATAATATTAGATGATTTCGATAGGGATGTGCTTTACAAAACGATGAATGACAGAGGGTTTGGCATGGTCAGTTTGTATCATACTATGATTAAAGAACTTCAAGATAGCAAGTATGAACTCACTAATAAAGTTTCAAAAAAAATTTCTAATTTTCCTATTCATCAAGATGTTAATTTTGAGGATATTCAAGAAATGGTAACTGTGTTAAAATCCATATTGTATGTTTAA
- a CDS encoding glycosyltransferase family 4 protein, giving the protein MKKKSKVLRVFTSSVSIGLLKGQLKYMKQQGMDVCVASGEPFNIIDIAAAQEEVEAFKLKHLTRPVSIVQDFLALFEMARLIRKIKPDIIHTHTPKAGTVGMLAAWITRVPIRLHTVAGMPLLVHKGIKRRILNFVERTTYMCATKVYPNSHALKDIIIKEKLAPAHKLDVLANGSSNGINTDYFSPSHFTNKETGKLREELNISKSDFVFIFVGRLVRDKGVNELISAFSRLKAQNIKLLLIGTFEEELDPLLPETLHEIKNNQNIISLGWQDDVRPYYAISDALVFPSYREGFPNVVMQAGAMGLPSIVTDINGCNEIIIEKENGVIISPQNKEQLYDAMLYFLENIEEVQRMAKNSRGLITVRYEQHIVWEAVLKEYQKLKKTDDE; this is encoded by the coding sequence ATGAAGAAAAAGAGCAAGGTTTTACGCGTATTTACCAGCTCGGTATCTATAGGACTATTAAAAGGACAACTGAAATATATGAAGCAACAAGGGATGGATGTTTGTGTTGCTTCAGGAGAACCTTTTAACATAATAGATATTGCTGCCGCACAGGAAGAGGTAGAGGCGTTTAAACTTAAACACTTGACAAGACCCGTAAGTATTGTACAAGATTTTTTGGCTCTATTTGAAATGGCACGATTAATCAGGAAAATAAAACCTGATATTATCCACACACATACCCCTAAAGCTGGTACAGTTGGAATGTTGGCAGCCTGGATAACACGTGTACCTATTCGCCTGCATACTGTAGCCGGAATGCCCTTACTTGTTCATAAAGGAATTAAAAGGAGAATACTTAATTTCGTGGAACGAACAACTTATATGTGTGCTACCAAAGTTTATCCCAATTCGCACGCACTGAAAGATATTATTATTAAAGAAAAATTAGCTCCCGCCCACAAACTTGATGTGTTGGCAAATGGTAGCTCTAATGGCATAAATACCGACTACTTTTCACCTTCACATTTTACAAATAAAGAGACCGGAAAACTCAGAGAAGAGTTAAATATTTCCAAATCAGACTTTGTTTTTATTTTTGTTGGACGACTAGTAAGAGATAAAGGAGTAAATGAATTGATTTCTGCTTTTTCAAGATTGAAAGCACAAAACATAAAGCTTTTGCTAATAGGTACTTTTGAAGAAGAACTTGACCCACTATTGCCGGAAACATTACATGAAATTAAAAATAATCAGAATATTATTTCATTAGGTTGGCAAGATGATGTTCGTCCATATTATGCTATTTCAGATGCACTTGTGTTTCCAAGTTACCGTGAAGGATTCCCTAATGTGGTTATGCAAGCCGGAGCCATGGGATTGCCCAGTATTGTCACAGATATAAACGGTTGTAATGAGATAATTATTGAAAAAGAGAATGGAGTAATTATTTCACCACAGAATAAAGAACAGCTTTATGATGCAATGCTGTACTTTTTAGAAAATATTGAGGAAGTGCAGCGAATGGCTAAAAACTCAAGAGGATTAATTACAGTTCGGTATGAGCAACATATTGTATGGGAAGCCGTATTGAAAGAGTATCAGAAATTAAAAAAAACAGATGATGAATGA
- a CDS encoding DUF218 domain-containing protein, with protein MRYIISLLVTPLFIFIILIVVSLILYNKKKLRWAKAIFISAFAWLFIITTQLISNYPTNFLEKKYTPLIIVPDSVLHRETHVLILGSGHENDFTLPFREQLNGIAYGRLIEGIRLYKQIPNCKIITSGYSADQIMPQAEVLKRAALENGIPDSVIITISEPWNTKSEALEYHKRFGTQHNLILVTDAVHMHRSLYHFKNIGLNPLPAPVNFIVKKSNNPFYKKIVPSGGNIVNVERTMHEYIGLLWAYIGGN; from the coding sequence ATGCGATATATTATTTCTCTATTAGTTACACCTCTTTTTATTTTTATTATATTAATTGTAGTTTCGTTGATATTGTACAATAAAAAGAAACTCCGATGGGCAAAGGCTATTTTTATTTCTGCTTTTGCATGGCTTTTTATTATAACTACACAATTGATATCAAACTATCCTACTAATTTTTTAGAAAAAAAATATACCCCATTAATTATTGTTCCCGACTCCGTTCTACATCGAGAAACACACGTTTTAATCTTAGGCAGTGGTCACGAAAATGACTTTACTCTGCCGTTTCGGGAACAACTTAACGGTATAGCTTATGGCAGACTTATTGAAGGCATTCGATTATACAAACAAATACCAAACTGCAAGATTATCACTTCAGGCTATAGTGCAGATCAAATAATGCCACAAGCCGAAGTTCTAAAACGAGCTGCGTTAGAAAACGGAATACCTGACAGCGTAATTATAACCATAAGTGAGCCTTGGAATACTAAAAGCGAAGCCTTGGAATACCATAAAAGATTTGGGACACAACACAATCTAATATTAGTTACAGATGCTGTTCATATGCATCGTTCACTATATCACTTTAAAAATATTGGTTTAAATCCATTACCTGCGCCCGTCAACTTTATTGTTAAAAAATCTAATAACCCATTCTATAAAAAAATCGTACCTTCGGGCGGAAATATAGTAAATGTAGAGCGTACAATGCACGAATACATTGGACTTTTATGGGCATATATTGGTGGTAATTAA
- a CDS encoding peptidoglycan bridge formation glycyltransferase FemA/FemB family protein, with protein MFKILDLGKGEDVKEYEKLYCKIGKKDPYFLIDYINVFNNRKKELICFAYETDSSVIILPGYLHEIDIETTEKYYDFVAPYGYTGPHMSENATKHEIEFFWRNVGTWYQNNNVITEFLRFNLYGNEKNYDGNLIPTLLNVKGKIIDAETQWSNFEHKVRKNVKRAQKEGLRSEIFHLEEVSSQEIKNFHDIYIHTMERTNAQKRFFFPFEDFLFFIQNNPESSAVCNIYFQDKIISSELILVSDDSIFSFLGGTDENYFDKRPNDFLKFETINWARDNNKKFYVLGGGHGYEDGIYNYKKSFFPNDIVTYYTGRKIVNNQIYRELVEITNKKRQETGLDLLDIENSNYFPLYNKKD; from the coding sequence ATGTTTAAAATATTAGATTTAGGGAAAGGTGAAGATGTAAAAGAGTACGAAAAATTATATTGTAAAATAGGGAAAAAGGATCCATATTTTCTAATCGACTATATAAACGTATTCAACAATAGAAAAAAAGAGTTAATCTGTTTTGCATACGAAACCGACAGTTCTGTAATAATTTTACCCGGATATCTTCACGAAATTGATATAGAAACAACTGAAAAGTATTATGATTTTGTTGCTCCCTACGGATATACTGGACCGCATATGTCAGAAAATGCGACAAAGCACGAAATTGAGTTTTTTTGGAGAAATGTGGGAACATGGTACCAAAATAACAATGTTATAACCGAATTTTTAAGGTTCAACTTGTATGGCAATGAAAAAAACTACGATGGGAATCTAATTCCCACACTATTAAATGTAAAAGGTAAAATTATTGATGCCGAAACTCAATGGTCGAATTTTGAACATAAGGTACGTAAGAATGTAAAAAGAGCCCAAAAAGAGGGTTTAAGAAGCGAAATTTTCCACTTAGAAGAAGTGTCATCACAAGAAATAAAAAACTTTCATGACATATATATTCACACTATGGAGAGAACAAATGCTCAAAAACGTTTTTTCTTTCCATTTGAAGACTTCTTATTCTTTATTCAAAACAACCCCGAAAGTTCTGCAGTTTGTAATATTTATTTTCAAGATAAAATTATTTCTTCTGAGTTAATATTAGTTTCTGACGATTCAATTTTCTCTTTTCTTGGAGGAACTGATGAAAACTACTTTGATAAAAGACCAAATGACTTTCTTAAATTTGAAACAATTAATTGGGCTAGAGATAACAATAAAAAATTCTATGTATTAGGTGGTGGGCATGGATATGAAGATGGTATTTATAATTACAAAAAATCTTTTTTCCCAAACGATATTGTTACCTATTATACAGGAAGAAAAATAGTTAACAATCAAATTTATCGCGAATTGGTTGAAATAACTAATAAAAAAAGACAAGAAACCGGTTTAGACTTATTGGACATTGAAAATTCTAATTATTTCCCCTTATACAATAAAAAAGATTAA
- a CDS encoding sugar transferase: protein MQKKSYIIVKRVFDFTVSLICLVVLSPLLILVSLILLFSGEHLVFYCQERVGYKNRPFKLIKFVTMTKESGVDIGKHPTTLPGDKRVLPFGKFLRKTNINELPQLINILKGELSFVGPRPLSNFGWQRYSEHIRLNIYNVKPGMTGLGSVVFSDEPTLVASYNMDPLTVYDQIIIPYKGELEMYYQKHASMITDFKIIFLTAWVILFPKSKLYNKFFKNLPQSVNNCLKTSVL, encoded by the coding sequence ATGCAGAAAAAATCATACATAATTGTAAAAAGAGTGTTCGACTTTACTGTTTCGTTAATTTGTTTAGTTGTTCTTTCCCCATTGTTAATTCTTGTATCATTAATACTTCTTTTTTCAGGAGAACACTTGGTTTTTTACTGTCAGGAAAGAGTTGGTTATAAAAATAGACCTTTCAAACTAATTAAATTTGTTACCATGACAAAAGAGAGTGGAGTAGACATTGGAAAACATCCTACCACTTTGCCAGGTGACAAAAGAGTTTTACCCTTTGGTAAGTTTCTACGAAAAACAAATATTAACGAACTACCTCAGCTGATTAATATTCTCAAAGGAGAATTGTCCTTTGTAGGACCCCGACCTCTTTCAAATTTTGGTTGGCAAAGGTATTCTGAACATATCCGTTTAAATATTTACAATGTAAAGCCCGGTATGACCGGCCTTGGCTCAGTTGTCTTTAGTGATGAGCCCACATTAGTAGCCTCATATAATATGGACCCTCTTACCGTTTATGACCAAATAATAATCCCTTACAAAGGCGAATTGGAGATGTATTACCAAAAACACGCTTCAATGATTACTGACTTTAAAATTATTTTCCTTACCGCATGGGTCATTCTGTTTCCTAAAAGTAAACTTTATAATAAGTTCTTTAAAAATCTGCCTCAATCTGTTAACAATTGCCTAAAAACCAGCGTGTTATAA
- a CDS encoding polysaccharide biosynthesis protein, translated as MIRFNLEEFISQHVTKRDESLLKADLEKFNKQLSERLTNKNVLVIGGAGTIGSWYIKALLKFKVAKLIVVDINENGLTELVRDLRSSTQYHIPNDFITYPVNFADPVFEKILKHHGPFQIVANFAAHKHVRSEKDIFSIEAMVENNVLRAQRLIELISKSNVEHFFCVSTDKAANPVNIMGASKKLMEELIMAYSKTIPITTARFANVAFSNGSLPLGFLERLAKKQPWSCPKNIRRFFVSPQESGELCLIASILGSSGDIFFPKLDPETDMIPFDEIAIDLLKTLGYTADICKTENEAREKALLLNENSKSYPIYFFESDTSGEKPFEEFYTEKEELDTDTFHALGIVKNSKKRSVEEINKIIKSLRAVFDKPSSDKSEIVAALKSYLPNFDHIETGKGLDSKM; from the coding sequence ATGATACGTTTCAACCTCGAAGAGTTTATTAGTCAACACGTTACTAAGCGTGATGAGAGCTTACTAAAAGCCGACCTTGAAAAATTTAACAAACAGCTGTCTGAAAGATTAACCAACAAAAATGTTTTGGTTATTGGAGGAGCAGGAACCATTGGCTCGTGGTATATTAAGGCTCTTTTAAAATTCAAAGTTGCCAAACTTATTGTTGTCGACATAAATGAAAATGGACTTACTGAACTTGTACGCGACTTGCGTAGCTCAACACAATATCATATACCAAACGACTTTATAACTTATCCAGTAAATTTCGCCGATCCCGTTTTTGAAAAAATATTGAAACATCACGGTCCTTTTCAAATAGTGGCAAACTTTGCAGCACACAAACATGTCAGAAGTGAGAAAGATATTTTTTCAATTGAGGCAATGGTTGAAAACAATGTTCTAAGAGCACAACGACTTATTGAACTGATTTCAAAATCAAACGTTGAACACTTTTTCTGTGTCTCAACTGATAAGGCTGCAAACCCTGTAAACATCATGGGGGCAAGCAAAAAGCTTATGGAAGAGCTAATTATGGCATATTCCAAAACCATTCCTATTACCACCGCCAGATTTGCAAATGTCGCTTTCTCAAACGGAAGTCTCCCGTTGGGATTTCTCGAACGATTAGCAAAAAAACAACCCTGGTCGTGTCCAAAAAACATTAGACGCTTTTTCGTGTCACCACAAGAGTCGGGAGAACTGTGTCTAATAGCCTCTATTCTTGGTAGTTCTGGCGATATTTTCTTTCCGAAGTTAGATCCGGAAACTGATATGATCCCCTTCGACGAAATTGCGATAGACTTACTTAAAACATTAGGCTACACCGCCGATATTTGTAAAACCGAAAATGAAGCAAGGGAAAAGGCACTTCTGTTAAACGAAAATTCAAAAAGTTATCCTATCTATTTTTTTGAATCTGATACATCGGGCGAAAAACCATTCGAGGAATTTTATACAGAAAAAGAGGAGCTTGATACTGACACATTCCATGCATTAGGTATAGTTAAAAATTCAAAAAAACGTTCTGTCGAGGAAATCAACAAAATTATAAAATCTTTGCGCGCAGTTTTTGATAAGCCATCATCCGATAAATCTGAAATTGTTGCGGCACTTAAATCATATCTTCCTAACTTTGATCATATTGAAACCGGAAAAGGTCTTGACTCTAAAATGTAA